In the Shewanella sp. OMA3-2 genome, one interval contains:
- a CDS encoding DUF7281 domain-containing protein, with translation MAKLTRTQLDVIKTVVTKRLPRTKLTSNWRQISQLFDIGEVDGASKWLSFGTKDHALLQEMAQLDSGFDVLNTNFNQPRSTLAAKGKKEKYANIRPDANYVLVKLPIQCYPSLAAQYSLRMTVEQLIAICLQFNLLHLIVVENLDSFDDVLQFKFDPLLASIISQAVIVYRGSGAHSPAGCKRLLHVIAQNQELQPKMQISAFTDLDPAGLQIAHLLQGCSQLIAPVVVNQTAIEQFQRLQQPQPFQIPQQAQLSPLILTLNDPDDFDKQWRQQKYLNKAALDDWRKLVNLLQQHRISIKQQHMLAHQLELTLIPISE, from the coding sequence GTGGCTAAGCTGACAAGAACACAATTAGATGTGATAAAAACCGTGGTAACTAAACGATTACCTCGAACTAAACTCACTTCTAATTGGCGGCAAATTTCACAGCTATTTGATATTGGAGAAGTCGACGGAGCGAGTAAGTGGCTTAGCTTTGGAACTAAAGATCATGCTTTATTGCAAGAAATGGCACAGCTAGACAGCGGTTTTGATGTGTTAAATACGAACTTTAATCAGCCTCGAAGCACCTTAGCTGCCAAAGGTAAAAAAGAAAAGTACGCCAATATTCGCCCCGATGCCAATTACGTTTTAGTGAAACTACCTATTCAGTGTTATCCATCCTTAGCGGCCCAATATAGCCTGAGAATGACGGTGGAACAGCTAATCGCTATTTGCCTGCAATTTAACTTATTACATCTTATCGTGGTTGAAAACTTAGACAGTTTTGATGATGTGTTGCAGTTTAAATTTGATCCGCTGCTAGCCAGTATTATATCGCAAGCGGTTATTGTGTATCGAGGCAGTGGCGCGCATTCACCTGCCGGCTGTAAGCGCTTATTGCATGTGATTGCGCAAAACCAAGAGTTACAGCCTAAGATGCAGATCAGCGCCTTTACGGACTTAGATCCCGCAGGACTGCAAATCGCACATTTACTTCAAGGTTGTAGTCAGTTAATTGCACCTGTAGTAGTGAATCAAACCGCTATTGAGCAGTTTCAACGATTACAACAGCCACAACCGTTTCAGATACCACAACAAGCTCAACTTTCTCCTCTGATATTAACATTAAATGATCCTGATGACTTTGATAAACAATGGCGACAGCAAAAGTATCTTAATAAGGCGGCGTTAGATGATTGGCGTAAATTAGTAAACTTGCTGCAACAACATCGTATCAGTATCAAACAGCAGCATATGTTAGCGCATCAGCTTGAACTAACATTAATTCCCATTAGTGAATAA
- a CDS encoding phosphoenolpyruvate carboxylase, which produces MSNNLHQAGVKLLKQLARHADVIMDAYLAGSVNESSHDPAVIEKLKKSGLLWRPEPDQALRLKRSVRALLEEGLSDERNRQIDSNVGSALATIKTLADHYKEARHNVDHGGAEAYLADLSEHVYSFTDSLRYSIRVLWGRINNEFGYVGTINAKIRENELAQSQVSELLNGLEMFQFSELGEIAGDIRELRRLLITSLQDTLSYCTQELSVVQGRLFELLGRFRQIRGRTRLLKGWLLHTNLHPDYQPDNHAGHNNVPVLFNYAEAILKPAHVDVSNPHHELDLMKMVAQVKAISRDERIVTQRDANFTFEMTEVEDFDIPDNPLKVAVDEYFCAIIDSGLRQSALEYLDQQQLNWDSESWLYQVIGGYEALPMEHKQYFELEPIGKPDPVYTGNFIVTDVELWLA; this is translated from the coding sequence ATGAGCAACAACTTGCATCAAGCAGGGGTAAAGCTGCTTAAGCAGCTGGCTCGGCATGCCGATGTGATTATGGACGCCTATCTAGCGGGTTCAGTGAATGAGTCAAGTCATGACCCTGCAGTGATAGAAAAGCTTAAAAAAAGTGGTCTATTGTGGCGACCAGAGCCAGATCAAGCATTACGTTTAAAGCGTTCAGTGCGGGCATTATTAGAAGAAGGTTTGAGTGATGAGCGCAATCGTCAAATCGACTCCAATGTCGGCTCGGCATTAGCGACCATAAAAACCTTAGCCGATCATTATAAAGAAGCCCGTCATAATGTGGATCACGGCGGCGCAGAAGCATACCTTGCCGATTTAAGTGAGCATGTTTACAGTTTTACCGACAGCTTACGTTATTCTATCCGCGTGTTATGGGGGCGAATCAACAATGAGTTTGGTTATGTCGGCACCATTAACGCCAAAATTCGAGAAAACGAACTAGCCCAAAGCCAAGTCAGTGAACTATTGAACGGTTTAGAAATGTTCCAGTTCAGTGAACTGGGCGAAATTGCTGGCGATATTCGCGAGCTGCGCCGTTTATTGATCACCAGCTTACAGGATACCTTAAGTTACTGTACCCAAGAACTCAGCGTAGTGCAGGGACGGCTATTTGAATTACTGGGGCGTTTTAGACAAATTAGAGGTCGTACTCGTTTATTAAAAGGTTGGCTGTTACACACCAATTTACACCCTGATTATCAGCCCGATAATCATGCTGGGCACAATAATGTACCTGTGTTGTTCAACTATGCTGAAGCAATATTGAAACCTGCGCATGTGGATGTCAGTAATCCACACCATGAGCTTGATTTAATGAAGATGGTGGCACAGGTTAAAGCCATTAGCCGTGATGAACGTATAGTGACTCAGCGTGATGCTAATTTCACGTTTGAAATGACCGAAGTGGAAGATTTTGATATTCCTGACAACCCGCTTAAAGTCGCCGTTGATGAGTATTTTTGCGCCATTATTGACTCAGGTTTACGTCAGTCTGCACTAGAGTATTTAGATCAGCAGCAACTTAACTGGGACAGCGAAAGTTGGTTGTATCAAGTGATTGGTGGTTATGAAGCCTTACCTATGGAGCATAAACAATACTTTGAGTTGGAACCTATCGGTAAGCCGGATCCGGTTTATACCGGTAACTTCATCGTCACCGATGTTGAGCTATGGTTGGCATAA
- the rplI gene encoding 50S ribosomal protein L9 has protein sequence MNVILLDKIANLGSLGDQVSVKAGYARNFLLPFGKAVVANATNVEVFEARRADLEAKIAADLATATARAEKLTALEGVVIASKAGDEGKLFGSVGNRDIADAVTAAGVELAKSEVRLPLGALRTTGNFEVEVQVHTEVKAIVKISVVAEA, from the coding sequence ATGAACGTAATTCTACTAGACAAAATTGCAAACTTAGGCAGCTTAGGCGACCAAGTTTCTGTTAAAGCTGGTTATGCACGTAACTTCCTTTTACCATTTGGTAAAGCGGTTGTTGCGAATGCTACAAACGTTGAAGTATTTGAAGCTCGTCGTGCTGATTTAGAAGCTAAAATAGCTGCTGATTTAGCTACAGCGACAGCTCGTGCTGAGAAATTAACTGCATTAGAAGGCGTTGTTATCGCTTCTAAAGCAGGTGATGAAGGTAAACTATTCGGTTCAGTTGGCAACCGTGACATCGCTGATGCAGTAACTGCAGCTGGCGTTGAACTTGCTAAATCTGAAGTCCGTCTACCTTTAGGTGCTTTACGCACAACTGGTAACTTCGAAGTTGAAGTGCAAGTACACACTGAAGTTAAAGCTATCGTTAAGATTTCTGTTGTTGCAGAAGCTTAA
- the rpsR gene encoding 30S ribosomal protein S18 — MARYFRRRKFCRFTAEGVTEIDYKDIVTLKNYVTESGKIVPSRITGTSAKYQRQLARAIKRARYLSLLPYTDLHQ; from the coding sequence ATGGCACGTTATTTCCGTCGTCGCAAGTTCTGTCGCTTCACCGCTGAAGGCGTTACAGAAATTGATTATAAAGATATCGTAACTTTAAAGAACTACGTAACAGAAAGTGGCAAGATTGTTCCTAGCCGCATTACTGGTACTAGTGCTAAATACCAACGCCAACTAGCTCGCGCTATCAAGCGTGCTCGTTATCTTTCTCTACTGCCATATACTGATTTACATCAGTAA
- the priB gene encoding primosomal replication protein N produces MSSPSGINHTIITLEHKSQKYDAELLRNVYCLIQVVLSGPRFNSVADKLKAGVQVEVEGFLSLQQGRNGQNRLVLHAENVELKT; encoded by the coding sequence ATGAGTAGCCCTAGCGGGATTAATCATACGATTATTACCCTAGAACATAAGTCACAAAAGTATGACGCAGAGTTATTACGAAACGTATACTGCCTTATACAAGTGGTGTTGAGTGGTCCACGCTTTAATAGCGTAGCAGATAAATTAAAAGCAGGTGTGCAGGTTGAAGTTGAAGGGTTTCTTTCACTACAACAAGGACGAAATGGTCAAAACCGTTTAGTTTTGCATGCTGAAAATGTCGAATTGAAAACTTAG
- the rpsF gene encoding 30S ribosomal protein S6, translating to MRHYEIVFMVHPDQSEQVPGMIERYTGVITAANGTIHRLEDWGRRQLAYPIQDLHKAHYVLLNVEATAESIEELETAFRFNDAVLRNFVMRTKAAVTEASPMAKARDERETRRSSSDDRMDEESAEENAE from the coding sequence ATGCGTCATTATGAAATCGTATTTATGGTTCACCCAGATCAAAGTGAACAAGTCCCAGGTATGATTGAGCGTTACACCGGTGTTATCACCGCTGCTAACGGTACAATTCACCGTTTAGAAGATTGGGGCCGTCGTCAATTGGCTTACCCAATTCAAGACCTACACAAAGCTCACTATGTTCTTTTGAACGTAGAAGCCACTGCAGAGTCTATTGAAGAGTTAGAGACAGCTTTCCGTTTCAACGACGCTGTTCTGCGTAACTTTGTAATGCGCACTAAAGCTGCTGTTACTGAAGCTTCACCTATGGCAAAAGCAAGAGACGAACGTGAAACACGTCGTTCATCTTCTGATGACCGTATGGACGAAGAAAGCGCTGAAGAAAACGCTGAATAA
- a CDS encoding DUF481 domain-containing protein, with protein sequence MKKALSICCLLILSPSAWALVPPDYQEPENDFNAEIEAGLQLNSGNNETKNFNGRTYATYDTLNTKQEGTLKAYYSADGSEATSEKYEVYLQSNYKLERGYVFGRGEFTWNQYGSFTKIYTISSGYGFDLIKNYRTKLSLEFGPGYRYDLPSSSVADPEPAPNRDIILRSAAKYSVKLQEYTSLNADVTAETGQDNNTLTLDMNYRNTFIQDWAFKIGVNVKYTSDVPQDSQKTDTITTFNLLYTFQ encoded by the coding sequence ATGAAAAAAGCGCTGTCTATCTGCTGTTTACTGATATTGTCCCCTTCCGCGTGGGCTTTGGTACCACCTGACTATCAAGAGCCCGAAAATGATTTTAATGCTGAAATTGAAGCTGGGTTGCAACTTAATAGTGGCAATAATGAAACCAAAAACTTCAACGGGCGTACGTATGCAACTTACGACACCCTTAATACTAAGCAAGAAGGCACCTTAAAAGCCTACTACTCTGCTGACGGAAGTGAAGCAACCTCGGAGAAATATGAGGTTTATCTACAAAGTAACTATAAATTAGAGCGAGGATACGTTTTTGGCCGCGGTGAATTTACCTGGAACCAGTACGGCTCGTTCACCAAAATTTATACTATTTCCTCAGGTTATGGTTTTGATTTAATCAAAAACTATAGAACCAAACTCAGTTTAGAATTCGGCCCTGGTTATCGTTATGACTTACCCTCTTCATCTGTTGCTGACCCAGAGCCTGCGCCGAACAGGGATATCATTTTACGTTCAGCGGCTAAGTATTCTGTAAAACTACAAGAATATACCAGCCTTAATGCCGACGTCACCGCTGAAACAGGTCAAGATAACAACACCTTAACCTTAGATATGAACTATAGAAATACCTTTATTCAAGATTGGGCATTTAAAATTGGCGTCAACGTTAAATATACATCAGATGTCCCACAAGACAGTCAAAAAACTGATACGATTACGACATTCAATTTATTGTACACATTCCAGTAA
- a CDS encoding MFS transporter produces MTSPLRSFTSLYSTTFMMVLAAGLLTTYLGLKLTTMEVPQIWVGGMMSAYYIGLVCGSKVGHKLIAQVGHIRAFVACAGVVTASALGHALIDDLTIWLILRVIVGMGMMCQYMVLESWLNEQSEPSQRGTVFASYMIVSYLALMAGQGAISLYPDLGIEPLLLIAICFALCTVPISITRRIHPEPLTPAPLNMKHYWKRAPQALTTIALGSMIVGCFYGLAPAYATAQGIEPQSVALYMTCTIFAGLLAQWPMGKLSDLMPRSRLIRINCGLLGILVLIIALVPFDAQISLVLTAIFGVLAFTLYPLATALANSRVEQHERVGLSATILVTFGIGASIGPLVASSLMQHLGNDMLYGFMSICAFTLVIRLLFINNKQKAEQGSSHDYVMAGGDLVSSPLAASFDPRVNVQSVQDQMINPDDNAFDMVGSEDDVLDDEPDYSQVVDDTNDDDINTHTTPNDVITPIEIPKPSEK; encoded by the coding sequence ATGACCAGTCCATTACGTAGTTTTACCTCGTTATACAGTACTACCTTTATGATGGTACTGGCAGCCGGTCTACTGACTACATATTTAGGCCTAAAACTCACTACGATGGAAGTACCACAAATATGGGTAGGTGGCATGATGTCTGCCTACTATATTGGTTTGGTATGTGGCTCCAAAGTAGGTCACAAACTCATCGCACAAGTGGGCCATATTCGCGCTTTTGTTGCTTGCGCAGGTGTGGTCACTGCATCTGCGTTAGGTCATGCATTAATTGACGACTTAACCATTTGGTTAATACTGCGAGTCATTGTTGGCATGGGTATGATGTGTCAATACATGGTGCTTGAAAGCTGGCTTAATGAGCAGTCTGAGCCAAGCCAGCGCGGTACCGTTTTTGCCAGCTATATGATTGTATCTTATCTTGCACTCATGGCTGGTCAAGGCGCTATTAGCTTGTATCCTGACTTAGGCATTGAACCTTTGTTACTTATCGCAATTTGTTTTGCCTTATGTACCGTGCCGATCTCGATTACCCGTCGCATTCACCCAGAACCATTGACACCTGCACCACTTAACATGAAACACTACTGGAAGCGCGCGCCACAAGCACTCACTACCATAGCTTTAGGCAGCATGATTGTGGGGTGTTTTTACGGTTTAGCGCCAGCATATGCCACAGCGCAAGGGATTGAACCGCAATCTGTCGCCTTATATATGACCTGTACTATTTTTGCAGGTTTATTAGCCCAATGGCCGATGGGTAAACTGTCAGATTTAATGCCAAGAAGCCGCCTTATTCGGATTAATTGCGGTCTGCTTGGTATATTAGTGCTAATTATTGCACTGGTACCTTTTGATGCTCAAATCTCGTTAGTCTTAACCGCAATATTTGGCGTGTTAGCTTTTACGCTCTATCCATTAGCCACAGCGTTAGCCAATTCACGTGTCGAGCAACATGAACGTGTCGGGTTATCGGCGACCATTTTAGTGACATTTGGTATTGGAGCCAGTATTGGCCCGCTTGTCGCGTCATCCCTTATGCAGCATCTAGGCAATGATATGCTATATGGTTTTATGAGTATTTGTGCCTTCACTTTAGTTATTCGGTTATTGTTTATTAATAACAAACAAAAAGCAGAACAGGGCTCAAGCCATGATTATGTCATGGCTGGCGGAGATTTAGTCTCGTCGCCATTGGCTGCATCTTTTGACCCCAGAGTAAATGTGCAATCGGTGCAAGATCAAATGATCAATCCAGATGACAATGCATTTGATATGGTTGGCAGCGAAGACGATGTGTTAGACGATGAGCCTGATTACTCTCAAGTTGTTGATGATACAAATGATGATGACATCAATACCCACACAACCCCAAATGATGTCATTACCCCTATTGAAATACCAAAGCCAAGCGAGAAATAG
- the rlmB gene encoding 23S rRNA (guanosine(2251)-2'-O)-methyltransferase RlmB, translating to MKKQDVIFGIHAVEALLKNSPERVIELWLMQGRDDERLEPLVNAAQEAGIKSQRSARKVLDEKAESTQHQGVVARVTAAKVLAENELDALLDKLSAEQKTPFFLILDGVTDPHNLGACIRNADAAGAHGVIVPKDNSVGLTSVVSKVASGAAEVVPLFQVTNLARTMRHIQEKGVWIVGAAGEADSNVYQADFKGALAIAMGAEGKGLRRLTRESCDSLISIPMSGTVSSLNVSVATGICLFEAVRQRLV from the coding sequence ATGAAAAAACAAGATGTTATTTTTGGTATTCACGCAGTTGAAGCCCTTTTAAAAAACAGTCCAGAACGCGTGATTGAATTATGGCTAATGCAAGGTCGTGATGACGAACGTTTAGAGCCATTAGTTAATGCCGCTCAAGAAGCGGGTATTAAGTCACAGCGTTCAGCTAGAAAAGTGCTCGATGAAAAAGCAGAAAGTACCCAGCACCAAGGTGTGGTTGCACGCGTAACTGCAGCTAAAGTGCTTGCTGAAAATGAGTTAGACGCTTTACTGGATAAGCTCAGTGCTGAGCAGAAAACGCCATTTTTCTTGATACTCGATGGTGTCACAGATCCGCATAATTTAGGTGCTTGTATTCGCAATGCTGATGCTGCTGGTGCGCACGGGGTTATTGTGCCTAAAGATAATTCGGTTGGCCTAACGTCAGTTGTAAGCAAAGTTGCGAGTGGTGCAGCAGAAGTTGTGCCGTTATTTCAAGTGACTAACTTGGCACGCACAATGCGTCACATCCAAGAAAAAGGTGTGTGGATTGTAGGTGCAGCAGGCGAGGCAGATAGTAATGTGTATCAAGCTGACTTTAAAGGCGCGTTAGCGATTGCGATGGGCGCAGAGGGCAAGGGTTTACGCCGTTTAACCCGCGAAAGCTGTGACTCGCTTATTTCTATTCCAATGTCTGGTACAGTTTCAAGCTTAAATGTATCTGTTGCTACCGGTATTTGTTTATTTGAAGCAGTACGTCAACGTTTAGTATAG
- a CDS encoding tetratricopeptide repeat protein — MLRLSLLLIFTLLFGSSIQMARAVSAAYDIYSDEQLINLIRSNQYLQRVKLDECQLVQDIEARAEVLQQPLYQFLWGEMLNHGVCVKAHPARGVAMLQTAAQQGSAEAMLKLADYYYQGKLVVKDRHRSVQYTLPAAANGDVNARMMLVKLFTEGYGSPKDYEIGYHWLYNSIFDGESQQKKATSLLQQLAVKMPTSIVERAQQQQLYMQ, encoded by the coding sequence ATGTTACGGCTTTCATTACTTCTCATATTCACGTTATTATTTGGTTCTTCTATTCAAATGGCTAGGGCTGTCTCTGCCGCCTATGACATTTATAGTGATGAACAACTCATTAATTTGATCCGCAGTAATCAATATCTCCAACGTGTGAAGCTTGATGAATGTCAGTTAGTACAAGATATTGAAGCTAGAGCAGAAGTGCTACAGCAGCCCTTATATCAATTTTTATGGGGCGAAATGTTAAATCACGGCGTGTGTGTGAAAGCGCATCCTGCTCGTGGAGTTGCTATGTTACAAACGGCCGCCCAACAAGGCAGTGCCGAAGCAATGTTAAAATTAGCAGATTATTACTACCAAGGAAAATTAGTAGTAAAAGATCGACATCGTTCAGTGCAATACACGTTACCGGCAGCAGCAAATGGTGATGTAAATGCACGTATGATGTTAGTTAAACTGTTTACTGAAGGTTATGGTAGCCCAAAAGATTATGAAATAGGCTATCATTGGCTTTATAACAGTATTTTCGATGGTGAGAGTCAGCAAAAGAAAGCGACTTCACTATTACAACAACTTGCTGTGAAAATGCCCACAAGTATTGTTGAAAGGGCTCAGCAGCAACAACTTTATATGCAATAA
- a CDS encoding adenylosuccinate synthase yields the protein MGKNVVVLGTQWGDEGKGKIVDLLTEQAKYVVRYQGGHNAGHTLVIDGEKTVLHLIPSGILRNNVKCLIGNGVVVAPDALMKEINMLKERGVPVEERLLISEACPLILPFHCALDIAREKARGNKAIGTTGRGIGPAYEDKVSRRGLRIGDLFNAELFATKLKEVMKYHNFMLTEYYQVEAVDYQKTLDDALAIADYLKSMCVDVTELLDTARKAGEPILFEGAQGTLLDIDHGTYPFVTSSNTTAGGVATGSGFGPRHIDYVLGIMKAYTTRVGAGPFPTELANEIGDYIGEKGQEFGATTGRKRRPGWLDAVAMRRAVQINSVSGFCLTKLDVLDGLEEVKICVGYQYPDGTVSKITPLAAEGYELVTPIYETMPGWKEVTFGATSIEQLPVAAINYIKRIEELLETPIDIISTGPDRNETMILVNPFN from the coding sequence ATGGGCAAAAATGTAGTCGTACTCGGCACTCAATGGGGTGACGAAGGCAAAGGTAAGATTGTCGACCTTTTAACAGAACAGGCAAAATACGTAGTTCGTTACCAAGGCGGTCATAATGCCGGTCATACTTTGGTAATTGATGGTGAAAAAACGGTACTTCATTTAATTCCGTCAGGAATTTTACGTAACAACGTAAAATGTCTGATTGGTAATGGTGTAGTTGTTGCGCCTGATGCGTTGATGAAAGAAATCAACATGCTGAAAGAGCGCGGCGTACCGGTTGAAGAGCGTTTACTTATATCTGAAGCGTGTCCGCTAATATTACCTTTCCATTGTGCACTTGATATTGCTCGCGAAAAAGCGCGTGGCAATAAAGCGATTGGCACAACGGGTCGCGGTATTGGACCAGCTTATGAAGATAAGGTTTCACGCCGTGGTCTTCGCATCGGCGACTTATTCAATGCAGAACTTTTTGCAACTAAGCTAAAAGAAGTGATGAAATATCACAACTTTATGCTAACTGAATACTATCAAGTAGAAGCCGTTGATTACCAAAAAACTCTCGATGATGCATTAGCTATTGCCGATTATCTAAAGAGTATGTGTGTTGATGTGACTGAGTTATTAGATACCGCCCGTAAGGCTGGTGAGCCAATTCTATTTGAAGGCGCTCAAGGTACACTATTGGATATCGACCATGGTACATATCCATTTGTAACTTCTTCTAATACTACTGCTGGTGGTGTTGCTACAGGCTCAGGCTTTGGTCCTCGTCATATTGATTATGTACTTGGTATCATGAAAGCTTACACTACCCGTGTAGGTGCTGGTCCTTTCCCAACTGAATTAGCCAATGAAATTGGTGATTACATTGGTGAGAAAGGCCAAGAGTTTGGTGCGACGACGGGTCGTAAGCGTCGTCCAGGTTGGTTAGATGCTGTGGCAATGCGCCGTGCAGTTCAAATTAACAGCGTAAGTGGTTTCTGCTTAACTAAACTTGATGTATTAGATGGTTTAGAAGAAGTTAAAATCTGTGTTGGTTATCAATATCCAGATGGTACTGTTTCTAAAATTACCCCATTAGCCGCTGAAGGCTATGAGTTAGTTACACCAATCTATGAAACTATGCCAGGTTGGAAAGAAGTGACTTTTGGTGCAACTTCAATTGAGCAACTACCTGTTGCGGCAATTAACTACATCAAACGCATTGAAGAGCTATTAGAAACGCCAATCGATATTATCTCAACCGGTCCAGACCGTAACGAGACCATGATTCTAGTTAATCCATTTAACTAA
- a CDS encoding DUF2065 domain-containing protein yields the protein MTLQLFMTAIALVFIVEGLGPLLFPQKWKKYLFELSGQNQNVLRRLGGSLVTAGIVILIIF from the coding sequence ATGACCTTACAGCTTTTTATGACTGCAATTGCCTTAGTATTTATCGTTGAAGGGCTTGGTCCGTTATTGTTTCCACAAAAATGGAAAAAGTATTTATTTGAGCTTTCTGGACAAAACCAAAATGTTCTCAGGCGCTTAGGTGGATCTTTAGTCACAGCAGGGATCGTTATATTGATTATTTTTTAA
- the rpsI gene encoding 30S ribosomal protein S9, whose translation MSATQYYGTGRRKTSTARVFVKAGSGTIVVNQRPLDIYFGRETARMVVRQPLELVEMTDKFDIYVTVKGGGTTGQAGAIRHGITRALMQLDETLRPSLRAAGFVTRDARKVERKKVGLRKARRKPQFSKR comes from the coding sequence ATGTCTGCAACTCAGTACTACGGCACTGGCCGTCGTAAAACATCAACTGCTCGCGTATTCGTTAAAGCAGGTAGTGGTACAATCGTTGTTAACCAACGTCCACTTGATATATATTTTGGCCGTGAAACTGCTCGTATGGTTGTTCGTCAACCATTAGAGTTAGTTGAAATGACTGATAAATTCGACATATATGTAACTGTTAAAGGCGGTGGAACCACTGGCCAAGCAGGTGCAATTCGTCACGGTATTACTCGTGCGTTAATGCAACTAGATGAGACTTTACGTCCTTCTCTACGTGCCGCTGGTTTTGTTACCCGTGATGCTCGTAAAGTTGAACGTAAGAAAGTTGGTCTACGTAAAGCACGTCGTAAGCCACAATTCTCGAAGCGTTAA
- the rplM gene encoding 50S ribosomal protein L13, with the protein MKTTFNATSETVTRDWFVVDAEGKTLGRMATEIATRLRGKHKPEYTPHVDTGDYIIVINAEKVTVTGNKAAGKIYYSHTGFIGGIKQISFEKLQAHKPEMIIEKAVKGMLPKGPLGRAMFRKLKVYAGTEHNHAAQQPQVLDI; encoded by the coding sequence ATGAAGACTACATTTAATGCTACATCAGAAACAGTCACACGTGACTGGTTCGTCGTTGATGCCGAAGGTAAAACTTTAGGTCGTATGGCTACTGAAATTGCTACTCGTTTACGCGGTAAGCACAAGCCTGAGTATACACCTCATGTTGACACTGGTGACTACATCATCGTTATTAATGCTGAGAAAGTTACTGTAACTGGTAACAAAGCTGCGGGTAAAATTTACTACTCGCACACTGGTTTCATCGGTGGGATTAAGCAAATTTCTTTTGAGAAATTGCAAGCTCATAAACCTGAGATGATTATCGAGAAAGCTGTTAAGGGTATGTTGCCAAAAGGTCCATTGGGCCGTGCTATGTTCCGTAAACTTAAGGTTTACGCAGGCACTGAGCATAACCATGCCGCACAACAACCACAAGTTCTTGATATTTAA